The Bacteroidales bacterium genome has a window encoding:
- a CDS encoding FAD-dependent oxidoreductase → MTCKTFLSNSVLVLLLLLLINSCENRQKSAVDKQYSADVIIYGGNSSAVIAAVQTAKMGRKVILVSPDKHLGGLSASGLGWTDTGNKAVIGGLARDFYHRLYLHYQQDSAWRWQDRNEYGNKGQGNVAIDGENRTMWIFEPHAAEQVFEQLLAENEIPLYRESYLDREQGVEMQEGVIVSIRTLDGKRFKGKVFIDATYEGDLMAASGVSYTVGRESIDQYGEDWNGVQTGVLHHGHHFKSDISPYVIPGDPSSGVLPRISTDDPGEYGSGDHRVQAYCFRLCLTDHPENRLAISRPQDYDSTQYELLRRVFDSGWREVFSKFDPIPNHKTDVNNHGPFSSDNIGMNYDYPEASYDRRREIINEHTSYQKGLLWFLASDPAVPEDIRKKMSQWGYSKDEFTDNGHWPHQIYVREARRMVSGFVMTEHEVLGRSPVEQPVGMGSYTMDSHNIQRYIKPDGYVQNEGDIGVHPGDPYQIDKRALLPSSAECSNLLVPVCLSSSHIAYGSIRMEPVFMILGQSAATLAVLAIDAKSNLHDIQYEELKQQLLEDGQVLQE, encoded by the coding sequence ATGACCTGCAAAACCTTTCTTTCAAACTCCGTTTTGGTTCTACTTTTGCTGCTGCTGATCAACTCCTGTGAAAATAGGCAAAAATCGGCCGTTGACAAGCAATATTCCGCAGATGTAATCATCTACGGGGGAAATTCTTCTGCTGTAATCGCTGCGGTTCAGACAGCCAAAATGGGCAGGAAGGTGATTCTGGTCTCGCCGGATAAGCATCTGGGTGGACTTAGCGCTTCGGGACTGGGATGGACTGATACGGGAAACAAGGCAGTTATCGGGGGACTTGCCAGGGATTTCTATCACCGTCTCTACCTGCACTACCAGCAGGATTCGGCCTGGAGATGGCAGGACAGAAACGAATATGGAAACAAGGGACAGGGAAATGTGGCCATTGACGGCGAAAACCGGACCATGTGGATCTTCGAACCGCACGCAGCCGAGCAGGTATTCGAACAGCTGCTTGCTGAAAATGAGATTCCTTTATACCGTGAATCCTATTTGGACAGGGAACAGGGAGTTGAAATGCAGGAGGGGGTCATTGTTTCCATCCGAACACTGGATGGCAAGCGTTTTAAAGGGAAGGTATTTATTGATGCCACCTATGAGGGAGATTTGATGGCCGCTTCAGGAGTCAGCTATACCGTGGGCCGCGAATCGATCGATCAGTATGGGGAAGACTGGAACGGAGTCCAGACAGGGGTTTTGCACCATGGGCACCATTTTAAAAGCGATATCAGTCCTTATGTAATCCCGGGAGATCCCTCCAGTGGTGTATTACCCAGGATATCCACGGATGATCCGGGCGAATATGGCTCGGGAGACCATCGTGTTCAGGCTTACTGTTTCAGGTTGTGTCTGACCGACCACCCGGAGAACAGGCTGGCCATCAGCCGGCCGCAGGACTATGACTCCACGCAATACGAATTGCTCCGAAGAGTGTTTGACTCGGGATGGCGGGAGGTATTTTCTAAATTTGATCCCATTCCCAACCATAAAACCGATGTCAATAATCATGGTCCTTTCAGCAGCGATAATATCGGCATGAATTATGATTATCCGGAGGCCTCTTACGACAGAAGAAGGGAGATTATAAATGAGCATACCAGCTATCAGAAGGGTCTGCTTTGGTTCCTTGCCAGCGACCCGGCAGTCCCTGAAGATATTCGGAAGAAGATGAGTCAGTGGGGCTACTCAAAAGATGAATTTACCGACAACGGTCACTGGCCCCATCAGATTTATGTGCGTGAGGCCCGAAGGATGGTGAGCGGTTTTGTGATGACAGAACATGAGGTGCTGGGCAGATCCCCTGTGGAACAGCCGGTGGGTATGGGTTCCTATACCATGGATTCCCATAACATTCAACGCTATATCAAACCGGACGGTTATGTGCAGAACGAGGGCGATATCGGGGTTCATCCAGGCGATCCCTATCAGATTGATAAGCGCGCGCTCCTGCCCTCCAGTGCAGAATGCTCCAACCTGCTGGTGCCGGTCTGCCTCTCCAGCTCCCATATAGCCTATGGGTCCATCCGCATGGAACCGGTTTTTATGATCCTGGGGCAGAGTGCAGCCACCCTGGCTGTACTTGCTATTGATGCGAAAAGCAACTTACATGATATACAGTATGAAGAACTTAAACAACAACTTCTAGAGGATGGACAGGTACTTCAGGAATAA